GCAGAGTGGTCGATGTGATCAAGAGCATCGCCGACCAGACCAACCTGCTGGCACTCAACGCCGCGATCGAAGCTGCGCGTGCCGGTGAAAGTGGCCGCGGCTTCGCGGTGGTCGCCGACGAAGTCCGCCAGCTTGCCCAACGTACGGCCAGTGCCACGGGTGAGATCCATCAACTGATCGAGAAACTTCAGTCGCAGGCGCGTCACGCCGTGCAGACCACCGAGGCTGGCCGCGTGCATGCGACGCGCGGCGTCGGTCAGGTGGTTCAGGCTGATCAGGCCCTCAGCGGCATCAACGAGGCGATGGGCAATATCATCGACATGACCGCACAGATCGCGTCCGCGACGGAGCAGCAGAGCGCGGTGGCCGACGAGATCAGCAACAACGTCAGCACCATCGCCCGGCTGGCCGAGCAGACCACCGGTGATGCACGCAGCTCCGCCTTGCTCAGCGAGGACCTGGCCGCCACTGCACAAGGGCAGTACGCCCTGGTCGAGCGCTTCAACCGCTGACCGCGCCAAGGCGCCATGTAGGTTGGGTCGGGGCGCGCAGCCTGAGAAGCGAAGCGACGAAGCCCAACACCCCACGGAACGTGCGGCTCTTGCGCGTGGCGAAAGCCGTCTCTCACGAATATGCCGCCTGTGACCTCGCGCGTAGGTGGGCTCGGGATGTGTAGGTTGGGTTGAGGAACGCAGCGACGAAGCCCAACACGTCGAACCCAATCCCTGTTGGGCTTCGCTGCGCTCAGCGCCAACCTACGACGTCTTCGCACTTCGCCCTCAGGCCTGCGCCACGTCCCGCAGAAATGCCGCGACCGCATCGGCCGCGCGGTCCAGGTGCTGCTCGTGGGTCAGGCCGGAACGCTTCAGCGGCTTGAGGTCGTGATCCGCGGCGGCGAGCCAGTGCAACCTGATCGCCGCGGACAGCGAATAGCCGGCCACCGTCTGGCGATCACCCAGCGCGTCACGCTCGCCTTGGACGATCAGGGTCGGCGTGCACAGCTCGGCCAGATGCGCCACCCGCGGCTTATCCGGCTTGCCGGCGGGGTGGAACGGATAGCCCAGGCAGACCAACGCCTCCGCACCCAACTCATCGGCCAGCAGGCTTGCCATTCGTCCGCCCATCGACTTGCCGCCAATGGCCAGTGGTCCTGTGGCCTGCTGTCGCACCAGGGCATGCATATCCCGCCATTGGGCCAGTAACTGGGCCTGTGGGCTGGGCGGCCGCCTGCCCGCTCCGGCACGTCGTGCCGCCATGTAGGCGAACTCGAATCGGCAAACCGCTATCCCGCGCGCAGCAAGGCGCGCAGCCATTTGCTCCATGAACGGGCTGTCCATCGGCGCGCCTGCACCATGCGCCAGGATCAGGCTTGCCCAGGCGCCGGCGGACGGCGGGTTCCACCTGACGAGATGCCCTTTGTCACATTGTGTGTATTGATCCGTGTCAATACCGGCAGATTGCCCTTTCCCCATCCTTGCCCCGCTTTCTATTAGAAAGAAAAAAACTGCTCATTACCCGTGGATGGAAGCCCATACATGAACACAGCAACCAGTACCGCCTACAGTTACAAGGTGGTCCGCCAATTCGCCATCATGACGGTGGTGTGGGGAATCGTCGGGATGGGGCTCGGCGTTTTCATCGCAGCACAATTGGCCTGGCCATTTCTGAACCTTGACCTCCCCTGGACCAGTTTCGGGCGTCTACGTCCATTGCACACCAACGCGGTGATCTTCGCCTTCGGTGGCTGTGCTCTGTTCGCGACATCCTACTACTCGGTGCAGCGCACCTGTCAGACCACGCTGTTCGCGCCGAAACTGGCCGCGTTCACCTTCTGGGGCTGGCAGCTGGTCATCCTGCTCGCCGCGATCTCCCTGCCGCTGGGCTTCACCAGCTCCAAGGAATACGCGGAACTGGAGTGGCCGATCGACATCCTGATCACCATCGTCTGGGTGGCCTATGCGATCGTCTTCTTCGGTACGCTGGCGACGCGCAAGGTCAAGCATATCTATGTCGGTAACTGGTTCTTCGGCGCCTTCATCCTGACCGTGGCAATCCTGCACATCGTCAACAACCTGGAAATCCCGGTCAGCGCGATGAAATCCTACTCGCTGTATGCCGGTGCGACCGATGCGATGGTGCAGTGGTGGTACGGCCACAACGCCGTGGGCTTCTTCCTGACCGCCGGCTTCCTCGGGATCATGTACTACTTCGTGCCGAAGCAGGCCGAGCGTCCGGTGTATTCCTATCGCCTGTCGATCGTCCACTTCTGGGCGCTGATCACCGTCTACATCTGGGCCGGCCCGCACCACCTGCACTACACCGCCCTGCCGGATTGGGCACAGAGCCTGGGCATGGTGATGTCGCTGATTCTGCTGGCTCCGAGCTGGGGCGGCATGATCAACGGCATGATGACTCTCTCGGGGGCC
This DNA window, taken from Pseudomonas sp. FeN3W, encodes the following:
- a CDS encoding alpha/beta family hydrolase; the encoded protein is MGKGQSAGIDTDQYTQCDKGHLVRWNPPSAGAWASLILAHGAGAPMDSPFMEQMAARLAARGIAVCRFEFAYMAARRAGAGRRPPSPQAQLLAQWRDMHALVRQQATGPLAIGGKSMGGRMASLLADELGAEALVCLGYPFHPAGKPDKPRVAHLAELCTPTLIVQGERDALGDRQTVAGYSLSAAIRLHWLAAADHDLKPLKRSGLTHEQHLDRAADAVAAFLRDVAQA
- the ccoN gene encoding cytochrome-c oxidase, cbb3-type subunit I, which translates into the protein MNTATSTAYSYKVVRQFAIMTVVWGIVGMGLGVFIAAQLAWPFLNLDLPWTSFGRLRPLHTNAVIFAFGGCALFATSYYSVQRTCQTTLFAPKLAAFTFWGWQLVILLAAISLPLGFTSSKEYAELEWPIDILITIVWVAYAIVFFGTLATRKVKHIYVGNWFFGAFILTVAILHIVNNLEIPVSAMKSYSLYAGATDAMVQWWYGHNAVGFFLTAGFLGIMYYFVPKQAERPVYSYRLSIVHFWALITVYIWAGPHHLHYTALPDWAQSLGMVMSLILLAPSWGGMINGMMTLSGAWHKLRSDPILRFLVVSLAFYGMSTFEGPMMAIKTVNALSHYTDWTIGHVHAGALGWVAMVSIGALYHLIPKVFGRAQMHSIGLINTHFWLATIGTVLYIASMWVNGIAQGLMWRAINDDGTLTYSFVEALEASHPGFVVRMIGGAIFFAGMLVMAYNTWRTVQAAKPAEYDAAAQIA